One segment of Rhodothermus bifroesti DNA contains the following:
- a CDS encoding CBS domain-containing protein → MRIEQLIEGGRQPLKPGDTVAQALAQMTLQQVRHLPVVDAEGVLLGVVSEGQLQTIADPTTPVVTLLQGEPISVAPDMHVLDAGKILVQHGLTTLPVVEANRHYRGTVSSQQLLEQLVHMLAMPEAGAILELEVDARDYALSRLVYCVEQCDAKIMAIIAQPLNVEGRLRVTMRLNVQDTARIRHVLEHHGFHVTAAYSEEDDEELRQRIEAFMRYLEV, encoded by the coding sequence ATGCGTATCGAACAACTGATCGAAGGAGGGCGGCAACCTCTAAAGCCAGGCGACACGGTCGCTCAGGCATTGGCCCAAATGACCCTCCAGCAAGTCCGGCATCTTCCTGTAGTGGATGCCGAAGGGGTACTTCTGGGAGTCGTCTCGGAAGGGCAGCTGCAAACCATTGCAGATCCTACCACCCCTGTGGTGACACTGCTGCAAGGTGAGCCCATCAGTGTTGCCCCCGACATGCATGTACTTGACGCTGGAAAAATTCTCGTCCAACACGGTTTGACTACGCTTCCGGTTGTGGAAGCCAATCGCCACTATCGAGGCACCGTATCCAGCCAGCAATTGTTGGAACAGCTGGTCCATATGCTGGCTATGCCTGAAGCAGGAGCGATTTTGGAGTTGGAGGTCGACGCGCGCGACTATGCGCTTTCGCGCTTGGTCTACTGCGTAGAGCAGTGCGATGCGAAAATCATGGCCATTATCGCCCAACCCTTAAATGTCGAAGGTCGACTGCGTGTGACCATGCGTCTAAACGTGCAGGATACGGCCCGCATTCGACACGTCCTTGAACATCATGGCTTCCATGTGACGGCGGCCTACAGTGAAGAAGACGATGAAGAACTCCGTCAGCGCATTGAAGCTTTTATGCGCTACTTAGAGGTTTAA
- a CDS encoding DoxX family membrane protein, which yields MNFSTLKIGRLLYGLVFIVFGLNHFINVSALSGIVPIPGGAFWVYVTGLAILAAAIAILTGKQARLACQLLGILLFIFALTIHLPAMINQGVMAGLSNFLKDTALGAAAWVIAETYAAQPKQAAATS from the coding sequence ATGAACTTCTCAACACTCAAAATCGGCCGACTGCTTTATGGCCTGGTATTCATTGTATTCGGACTAAATCATTTTATAAACGTTTCTGCGCTTAGTGGAATAGTTCCTATTCCAGGAGGCGCTTTTTGGGTATACGTCACAGGTCTGGCCATACTGGCTGCTGCGATAGCCATTTTGACGGGCAAGCAAGCACGTTTGGCCTGTCAGCTACTGGGCATTTTGCTATTTATCTTTGCCCTGACGATTCACCTGCCGGCCATGATTAACCAAGGAGTGATGGCTGGGCTGTCGAACTTTCTTAAAGACACAGCCCTAGGCGCAGCAGCATGGGTCATCGCGGAAACCTACGCAGCCCAGCCCAAACAGGCCGCAGCTACAAGCTGA
- the gyrB gene encoding DNA topoisomerase (ATP-hydrolyzing) subunit B, translating to MRTRPTEASTYVASNIQILEGLEAVRKRPAMYIGDVGIRGLHHLVYEVVDNAIDEAMAGFCDRITVTINEDGSVTVEDNGRGIPVDEHPTEKRSALEVVMTTLHAGGKFDKSTYKVSGGLHGVGVSCVNALSRQLVATVRRDGYVWRQCYAYGKPTSPVERVRPMQEGEETGTIVQFWPDPTIFKTVEFRFDTLAERLRELAYLNRGVRISLEDRREEDEALRYEEYYFEGGLFEFIQYLDETRQPIHDEIIYIAGESDEVVVELAMRYNDGYAENVLSFVNNINTLEGGTHVAGFRTALTRTLKTYAEKNNLLKNFKGELSGEDFREGLTAVISVKVPEPQFEGQTKTKLGNSEVQGIVAAIVSEHLGRWLEDHPREARRILDKVLLAAQARLAARKARELVQRKNALNGSGLPGKLADCASRDPAQCELFLVEGDSAGGSAKQARNREFQAILPLRGKILNVEKAPLDKILENEEIKNIVTALGTGLATAEEDFDLSRLRYHRIIIMTDADVDGAHIRTLLLTFFYRQLRPLVEQGHVYIALPPLYRVKVGKVERYAWNEEELYRVIEELTDGEPQRAVIQRYKGLGEMNPEQLWETTMNPETRILQQVTIEDAAAADRIFSILMGDAVEPRRKFIERNARYATIDA from the coding sequence ATGCGTACGCGTCCTACTGAAGCCTCTACCTACGTCGCTTCCAATATACAGATTCTTGAAGGACTTGAGGCGGTTCGCAAACGGCCGGCCATGTATATCGGGGATGTGGGCATTCGCGGCCTGCATCACCTGGTCTACGAAGTTGTAGACAATGCGATCGATGAGGCCATGGCAGGCTTTTGCGATCGCATTACGGTGACCATTAACGAAGACGGGTCAGTAACGGTAGAAGACAATGGCCGGGGCATTCCTGTGGATGAGCATCCCACGGAAAAGCGCTCGGCGCTGGAAGTCGTGATGACCACGCTGCACGCTGGCGGCAAGTTTGATAAAAGCACCTATAAGGTGTCGGGCGGTTTACACGGCGTGGGCGTTTCGTGTGTCAATGCGCTTTCGCGGCAGCTTGTTGCTACCGTTCGGCGCGACGGGTACGTTTGGCGTCAGTGCTACGCCTATGGTAAGCCGACCTCGCCTGTTGAGCGCGTGCGGCCCATGCAGGAAGGCGAAGAAACCGGCACCATTGTGCAGTTCTGGCCTGATCCGACCATTTTCAAGACCGTTGAGTTTCGGTTTGACACGCTGGCCGAACGGCTACGCGAGCTGGCCTATCTGAACCGTGGCGTGCGCATCTCGCTTGAAGACCGACGGGAAGAGGACGAGGCGCTTCGCTACGAGGAATACTACTTTGAGGGCGGACTTTTTGAATTTATCCAGTATCTAGATGAGACGCGCCAGCCCATCCACGACGAGATCATTTACATCGCAGGGGAAAGCGACGAGGTGGTTGTAGAGCTGGCCATGCGCTATAATGACGGCTATGCCGAAAACGTGCTCTCTTTTGTGAATAACATTAATACGCTCGAGGGCGGGACGCACGTGGCTGGCTTCCGCACCGCGCTGACGCGCACGCTTAAGACGTATGCAGAAAAGAACAACCTGCTCAAAAACTTTAAAGGAGAGCTTTCAGGGGAAGATTTCCGGGAAGGGCTAACGGCTGTGATTTCCGTTAAGGTTCCTGAGCCGCAGTTTGAGGGACAAACCAAAACAAAGCTAGGCAATTCAGAGGTTCAAGGTATTGTGGCCGCTATCGTTTCGGAGCACCTAGGCCGGTGGCTTGAGGACCATCCACGTGAGGCCCGTCGCATTCTGGATAAAGTCCTTCTTGCGGCGCAGGCGCGCCTGGCTGCCCGAAAAGCCCGTGAGCTGGTGCAGCGCAAAAATGCTCTAAATGGATCGGGACTGCCCGGTAAGCTGGCCGACTGCGCATCGCGGGATCCTGCGCAGTGTGAACTGTTTTTGGTCGAGGGAGACTCAGCTGGGGGCAGTGCTAAGCAGGCCCGTAACCGAGAGTTTCAGGCGATTTTGCCGCTACGCGGGAAAATTTTAAACGTCGAAAAGGCCCCACTAGACAAGATTCTGGAAAACGAGGAAATCAAGAACATTGTCACTGCTTTAGGTACGGGTCTGGCCACAGCAGAAGAAGACTTCGACTTAAGTCGATTGCGCTACCATCGCATCATTATTATGACCGATGCGGATGTAGATGGTGCCCATATCCGAACCCTGTTGCTGACGTTTTTTTACCGGCAACTACGCCCTTTGGTCGAGCAAGGTCACGTTTACATCGCGCTGCCGCCTTTGTACCGCGTAAAAGTGGGCAAAGTGGAGCGTTATGCCTGGAACGAAGAAGAACTCTACCGGGTGATCGAAGAATTGACCGACGGAGAGCCCCAGCGCGCGGTGATTCAGCGCTACAAAGGGCTGGGCGAAATGAATCCGGAGCAGCTCTGGGAGACGACAATGAATCCCGAAACCCGTATTCTGCAACAGGTAACAATTGAAGATGCTGCGGCAGCTGACCGGATTTTTTCAATCTTGATGGGCGACGCCGTTGAGCCCCGCCGCAAATTTATTGAGCGCAACGCCCGCTATGCGACGATCGACGCCTAG
- a CDS encoding methyltransferase domain-containing protein: MDILNVLPEAAFAALDDLLTFISIYDDRRRTRAYLRLLHAYRARIAGAVCVDAGCGMGYFAEEMVRLGARRVYAVEANAHLYALAAERLARYPEVICVQAEVQHFIPEEPVDVLVHDFFGPLLYDEDLHVLEALRFRPRLVLPNRAVLMGGLTWIENVADATVTPAVVRQLKGALVAGLLDEGGLQLQFPVARWAFGEVEREVVCDLRGREGDLLYLGLQIFHGDRLICQAGHCPNWPYVWTPRVGDRFRLRFVPEERGAAVYFSWE, encoded by the coding sequence ATGGATATACTCAACGTGCTTCCTGAAGCTGCTTTTGCTGCTTTAGATGATTTGCTGACGTTTATCAGCATTTATGACGATCGCCGCCGCACGCGGGCCTATTTGCGTTTGTTGCACGCTTATCGTGCACGTATTGCGGGGGCTGTGTGCGTAGATGCTGGTTGTGGTATGGGTTACTTCGCTGAAGAGATGGTTCGGTTAGGTGCACGGCGCGTTTATGCTGTTGAAGCAAATGCCCATTTGTATGCGCTTGCTGCCGAGCGATTGGCACGCTATCCGGAGGTGATCTGTGTGCAGGCCGAGGTGCAGCACTTTATTCCTGAAGAGCCCGTTGACGTGCTGGTTCATGACTTCTTTGGGCCGTTACTGTACGATGAAGACCTGCATGTGCTTGAAGCGTTGCGCTTTCGGCCTCGGCTTGTGCTGCCTAATCGGGCCGTGCTGATGGGAGGGTTGACGTGGATTGAAAACGTAGCCGATGCAACGGTTACGCCGGCTGTGGTCCGACAGCTTAAGGGAGCGTTGGTGGCTGGGCTTTTGGATGAGGGAGGGCTACAGCTTCAGTTTCCCGTTGCGCGTTGGGCTTTTGGCGAAGTCGAGCGAGAAGTCGTATGTGATCTGCGTGGGCGTGAAGGGGATTTGTTATATTTGGGGTTGCAGATCTTTCATGGCGATCGACTAATCTGCCAGGCCGGGCACTGCCCAAACTGGCCGTACGTGTGGACGCCGCGTGTTGGAGATCGCTTTCGGCTTCGGTTTGTGCCCGAGGAGCGGGGGGCGGCGGTATACTTTAGCTGGGAGTGA
- a CDS encoding BatA domain-containing protein: MTFLNPLILLALAAAVIPIVVHLFHFRRPQSLPFSSLAFLKSLQQNALERLRIRQWLLLLLRVLALVCLVLAFAQPVVRGPLAAWMGGSSAAAVGLVVDNSPSMQVRDALGAYLEQAKAVARGILEQVEAEGSVCLVPVAGAASTASPLPRAVALERLEGLTVHYGAEKLSTSIRRAQDCLKQTGASGIVYVISDLQATALRDSLAQPLQDPVPTVLIPVGGQTPANLAVVEVRVESQIIEQGQPVHIVATLANYGAAPVGNVLTVLELDGQRVAQATADLPAGGTTRVALAAVPVRRGWLEGTVRVLQPDAFPDDNVRALVLHVPEVRRLLLVAGRQAQTEYLELALSPALRQDRVPFEVTRIEEAALAATALQDYDVVVLAGVQDLSSGELAQLSRYVAEGGGLLLFPGQEIQLEAYQALLRQLEGGQLRGLRGRWNASVPMATFDRVDLGHPVFEHLFVRLPGQQAVRIERPAVYAALHYVAGEGDEHTLIQLSNGLPLLQEIRHGRGRVLLWTIGPDLSWSELPLRGLFVPLLYRTVFYLSAPNESSEALLAGRPATLRIVDLPANAVPELVSPEGLVYRATPEYHAGTGVLRFDPGPSYPGVYQLRAGDSWQRKLAVHLAPEESDLRPIEAEEAVQWLQAALEGPVTLLHVAQPTAKEVVAVLQQAQTGRALWNVFLWLALGFLVLEMWVTLRTRMETVTLQGA, translated from the coding sequence ATGACGTTTTTAAACCCGTTGATCCTTTTGGCATTAGCCGCGGCAGTAATCCCCATTGTCGTGCATCTTTTCCATTTTCGGCGGCCTCAATCGCTTCCGTTTAGCTCGCTGGCTTTTCTGAAATCTTTGCAGCAAAATGCGTTAGAACGGCTGCGCATTCGGCAATGGCTTTTGCTTTTATTGCGCGTGTTGGCGCTGGTGTGTCTTGTGTTAGCGTTTGCACAGCCTGTTGTGCGCGGTCCATTGGCCGCATGGATGGGAGGCAGTTCGGCTGCAGCTGTGGGGCTGGTGGTAGACAATTCCCCTTCAATGCAGGTGCGTGATGCTTTGGGGGCCTATTTGGAGCAAGCTAAGGCGGTAGCACGTGGGATTTTGGAGCAGGTAGAAGCCGAGGGTTCAGTCTGTTTGGTTCCTGTAGCTGGGGCGGCTAGCACCGCATCGCCGTTGCCGCGTGCAGTAGCGCTTGAGCGTCTGGAAGGATTAACGGTGCACTATGGGGCAGAAAAACTTTCAACGAGCATCCGCAGGGCGCAGGACTGTTTGAAGCAGACAGGGGCTTCAGGGATCGTGTATGTCATCAGCGACCTGCAAGCTACCGCCTTACGCGACTCCCTTGCGCAGCCACTGCAGGATCCCGTGCCTACCGTGCTGATTCCTGTAGGCGGGCAGACCCCCGCTAACCTGGCGGTTGTCGAAGTGCGTGTTGAAAGCCAAATTATCGAGCAGGGGCAGCCTGTGCATATTGTGGCTACGCTGGCCAATTATGGTGCAGCCCCGGTAGGTAACGTGTTGACTGTGCTAGAGTTGGACGGGCAACGGGTGGCCCAGGCGACCGCAGATCTGCCGGCAGGCGGCACAACGCGTGTCGCGCTTGCTGCTGTCCCTGTGCGACGCGGATGGCTGGAGGGTACGGTGCGAGTGCTGCAGCCGGATGCGTTTCCCGACGATAACGTGCGCGCGTTGGTTTTGCACGTGCCCGAAGTGCGACGTTTGTTGCTTGTAGCTGGTCGGCAGGCCCAAACGGAATATTTGGAGCTGGCCTTGTCGCCTGCGTTGCGTCAAGACCGAGTGCCCTTTGAGGTGACGCGTATTGAGGAGGCTGCTTTAGCTGCTACCGCACTTCAGGATTATGACGTAGTTGTGCTGGCTGGTGTGCAAGATCTTTCCAGTGGTGAACTGGCGCAGCTAAGCCGCTATGTGGCTGAAGGTGGCGGGCTGCTTTTGTTTCCGGGCCAAGAGATCCAGCTAGAAGCGTATCAGGCGTTGCTGCGTCAGCTTGAAGGGGGACAGCTACGTGGCTTACGCGGTCGGTGGAATGCCTCGGTGCCTATGGCCACGTTTGACCGTGTAGACCTAGGGCATCCTGTTTTTGAACATTTGTTTGTGCGTCTTCCAGGACAGCAAGCCGTGCGTATCGAGCGGCCGGCGGTATATGCGGCGTTGCACTATGTGGCCGGGGAAGGGGACGAGCATACGTTGATACAGCTTAGCAATGGTCTTCCGCTGCTTCAAGAAATCCGTCATGGCCGCGGGAGGGTACTATTGTGGACTATAGGACCAGATCTGAGCTGGAGTGAATTGCCATTGCGAGGCCTTTTTGTGCCTCTGCTTTATCGCACGGTATTTTACCTCTCTGCCCCAAACGAATCTTCGGAAGCGCTGTTGGCCGGCCGGCCGGCTACCCTGCGCATAGTAGACTTACCGGCCAATGCCGTGCCAGAGCTGGTCAGCCCTGAGGGGCTGGTGTATCGGGCTACGCCGGAGTATCATGCAGGCACTGGGGTGTTGCGGTTTGATCCTGGGCCCTCGTATCCTGGCGTGTATCAGCTGCGGGCAGGGGATTCCTGGCAACGGAAGCTGGCTGTGCACCTGGCCCCCGAAGAATCCGATTTGCGCCCGATAGAAGCTGAGGAGGCGGTGCAGTGGTTGCAGGCAGCCTTGGAAGGGCCGGTAACGCTGCTGCACGTGGCGCAGCCCACGGCAAAAGAGGTGGTTGCCGTGCTCCAGCAAGCCCAAACAGGCAGAGCGCTGTGGAACGTCTTTTTATGGCTGGCGTTGGGGTTTTTAGTCCTGGAAATGTGGGTTACGCTGCGCACGCGGATGGAAACTGTAACCCTACAAGGGGCGTAG
- a CDS encoding metal-dependent hydrolase family protein — MRSGLLLLVFGICAPILWAQPAERVLVHCGTVIDPGVSSQPMQERTIIIRGQRIEAVVAGFVTPQATDRVVDLRAAYCLPGLIDMHTHLSSESRKAGYLDRFQQSPALQALRASVHAYRTLMAGFTTVRDLGGSEGIDLALRDAINQGWIWGPRMFTAGKSLAVTGGHGDPTNGFREDILGVPTEAQGVVDGVESARRGVRLAIKRGADVIKITATGGVLSIARDGSSPQFTEDEIRAIVEVARDFGLKVAAHAHGDEGMQRAIRAGVASIEHGTFMSEATMRLMKEKGVYLVPTLTAGRSVADSAQIPDYYVPVVAEKARRIGPVLQETFARAYRMGVPIAFGTDAGVFRHGRNAVEFVYMVEAGMPPIEAIKAATYNAADLLGQLDHLGTLEPGKWADVIAVLRNPLEDIFALQEVDFVMKAGVIYKQHGQPLPRPLP; from the coding sequence ATGCGTAGTGGTCTTTTGCTCCTTGTATTTGGGATCTGTGCCCCTATCCTCTGGGCACAACCTGCCGAACGGGTCTTGGTGCACTGCGGCACGGTGATCGATCCAGGAGTTTCGTCACAACCGATGCAGGAGCGCACTATTATAATCCGTGGCCAGCGGATCGAAGCCGTCGTAGCGGGTTTTGTTACGCCTCAAGCAACCGATCGGGTGGTAGACCTGCGTGCAGCCTACTGCTTGCCTGGACTGATCGACATGCACACGCATTTGTCGTCTGAAAGCCGAAAAGCAGGCTACTTGGATCGGTTTCAGCAGTCTCCAGCATTGCAGGCCCTGCGGGCCAGCGTGCATGCGTATCGCACGCTCATGGCTGGGTTCACCACGGTTCGCGACCTAGGCGGCAGCGAGGGCATCGACCTGGCGCTGCGCGATGCCATCAACCAGGGATGGATCTGGGGACCACGTATGTTCACAGCTGGCAAAAGCCTAGCCGTTACAGGCGGCCATGGAGATCCCACGAATGGATTTCGTGAAGACATTCTTGGCGTGCCTACAGAAGCTCAAGGCGTTGTGGATGGCGTAGAAAGTGCGCGCCGAGGTGTGCGCTTGGCCATCAAACGCGGGGCGGATGTGATCAAAATTACGGCTACGGGAGGTGTGCTTTCTATTGCGCGCGACGGCTCTTCCCCCCAGTTTACAGAAGACGAAATCCGTGCGATTGTCGAAGTAGCGCGCGATTTTGGCTTGAAAGTAGCCGCCCATGCCCATGGTGACGAAGGAATGCAGCGGGCTATCCGGGCGGGGGTGGCTTCGATCGAGCATGGGACCTTTATGAGCGAAGCCACCATGCGCCTGATGAAAGAAAAAGGCGTCTATCTGGTCCCCACCCTCACTGCAGGTCGCAGCGTAGCCGATTCGGCCCAGATTCCCGACTACTACGTACCCGTTGTAGCCGAAAAGGCTCGGCGCATTGGACCCGTACTTCAAGAAACGTTCGCTCGTGCTTACCGGATGGGGGTGCCGATAGCCTTTGGCACTGATGCCGGCGTTTTCCGGCATGGCCGCAATGCCGTGGAGTTCGTCTACATGGTCGAAGCCGGAATGCCGCCCATTGAGGCAATTAAGGCAGCCACCTACAATGCCGCCGACCTTCTAGGTCAGCTAGACCACCTAGGCACGCTCGAGCCAGGAAAGTGGGCTGATGTGATTGCTGTCCTACGCAACCCCTTAGAAGACATCTTCGCGCTCCAAGAGGTAGACTTCGTCATGAAGGCAGGGGTCATCTACAAGCAGCACGGCCAACCGCTCCCGCGACCCCTACCTTAA
- the hflX gene encoding GTPase HflX translates to MSFTTWISALHAAQLSRPETAILVGVVTPGATRWDVEDSLEELAQLARTAGAEVTDRVLQVLKQVHAATYIGKGKVLELKHLVSVRRSDLVIFDDDLSPVQMRNLERMLGCKLLDRTGLILDIFARRAKTAVAKTQVELAQLEYLRTRLTRQWMHLSRQKGGIGTKGPGETQIETDRRLIARRLAVLRERLEQIDRQRTIQRKKRQRYTRVALVGYTNAGKSTLMNTLAGTNVLAEDRLFATLDATTRLVYLEPGKPVLLSDTVGFIRKLPHRLIESFKSTLDEVRESDVLLHLVDATHPRFEDHIQVVQDTLAELGAKDKPTLLVFNKVDRLEDLGLLKALRAEYPEAVFISALRGIGVETLKHRLKERIEAEATELVVCVPLTEGRTLAYLYQVADVLEEAYLYARNGYSETPLPVAQLRLRIPIHRQPAVERLLAQFRALQPIPAR, encoded by the coding sequence GTGTCATTTACAACCTGGATTTCTGCGTTGCACGCAGCACAGTTGTCACGTCCAGAGACCGCTATTTTGGTTGGCGTTGTAACGCCAGGCGCGACGCGCTGGGACGTTGAGGATTCGCTGGAAGAGCTGGCGCAGTTGGCGCGTACAGCGGGTGCGGAAGTGACGGATCGGGTTCTGCAAGTACTCAAGCAGGTACATGCCGCTACGTATATTGGTAAGGGCAAGGTCCTAGAGCTGAAGCACCTGGTCAGTGTACGCCGAAGTGACTTGGTTATTTTTGACGACGACCTGTCGCCGGTACAAATGCGTAACCTCGAGCGAATGCTCGGGTGTAAATTGCTTGACCGAACAGGGCTCATCCTGGATATTTTCGCCCGCAGGGCAAAGACGGCGGTAGCCAAAACCCAGGTAGAACTGGCGCAGCTGGAATACTTGCGCACGCGGCTGACCCGTCAGTGGATGCACTTGTCGCGCCAAAAAGGCGGCATCGGGACTAAAGGTCCAGGTGAGACCCAGATTGAAACCGACCGCCGACTGATTGCCCGGCGCCTTGCGGTGCTGCGAGAGCGGCTGGAGCAAATCGACCGTCAGCGTACAATCCAGCGCAAAAAACGCCAACGTTATACGCGTGTAGCATTGGTCGGCTATACCAATGCGGGTAAGTCGACCCTGATGAATACGTTGGCAGGCACCAATGTGCTGGCTGAAGACCGGCTCTTTGCCACCTTAGACGCTACAACGCGCCTGGTATACCTAGAGCCCGGAAAACCCGTATTGCTTTCCGACACGGTCGGATTCATTCGCAAGCTTCCCCATCGCCTCATCGAAAGTTTCAAAAGTACACTCGATGAAGTGCGCGAAAGCGACGTACTCCTCCACCTGGTCGATGCCACACACCCGCGCTTTGAAGACCACATCCAGGTGGTGCAAGACACGCTGGCCGAGCTAGGAGCTAAGGATAAGCCTACTTTGCTGGTGTTTAACAAAGTTGACCGGCTAGAGGATTTGGGCTTGCTGAAGGCCCTACGGGCAGAATATCCTGAAGCTGTTTTTATTTCAGCGCTGCGCGGCATTGGGGTGGAAACACTCAAACATCGCCTGAAGGAGCGGATCGAGGCGGAAGCAACCGAGCTGGTCGTTTGCGTGCCGCTTACCGAAGGCCGCACACTAGCCTATCTCTACCAAGTGGCCGATGTGCTCGAAGAAGCCTATCTCTACGCGCGCAACGGTTACAGTGAGACGCCGTTGCCCGTGGCCCAGCTTCGGCTGCGCATTCCAATCCATCGCCAGCCAGCTGTTGAACGGCTGCTAGCGCAATTCCGAGCCCTGCAACCGATACCTGCTAGGTAA
- a CDS encoding VOC family protein: MTTLANVFQGLDTVLVRVQDIEVAKRWYVEKLGFAEPYFDPAERLAVFDLGGTTSLTLWELKLGEILCPSDHAGTFPIFSVVDARQTWALLRDRGVDVGQVVDSGGVTYFTFRDVDGNLLEACQVH; encoded by the coding sequence ATGACAACACTTGCGAATGTGTTTCAAGGGCTTGACACAGTGCTTGTGCGTGTTCAGGACATTGAGGTGGCAAAGCGCTGGTATGTGGAAAAGCTTGGGTTCGCTGAGCCCTATTTTGATCCGGCGGAACGCCTTGCCGTCTTCGACCTCGGTGGGACGACAAGCCTCACGCTGTGGGAACTGAAGCTGGGCGAGATTCTGTGCCCTTCTGACCATGCGGGGACGTTCCCGATCTTTTCAGTCGTGGATGCCCGTCAGACATGGGCCCTGTTGCGAGATCGTGGTGTGGATGTCGGACAGGTGGTCGATAGCGGAGGCGTAACCTACTTCACCTTTCGTGATGTCGACGGCAATCTTCTCGAGGCTTGCCAGGTTCACTGA
- a CDS encoding endonuclease/exonuclease/phosphatase family protein, whose product MMRFYLTLFLLAATPALSQPLPLRIVTYNLRYDNPADGPNAWPHRIDRIAAFVRFYEPEVMGVQEALRSMLDSLQTRLPGYHWVGVGRADGRNAGEFSAIFYRTDRLELLKTHTFWLSPNPEVPGSKGWDAAFERICTWALFRDRQNSQEFFVFNTHFDHVGVQARLESARLLHHVIAQNARTAPVMLIGDFNTTEDTPPYQVLTSDGLLYDALYRAEHGHYGPRTTWNGFKALEPGQRIDFIFVTENIRVLRHAILVDLDEAGRFASDHLPVVADVLLP is encoded by the coding sequence ATGATGCGGTTTTACCTTACGCTATTTTTGCTGGCCGCAACCCCTGCGCTTTCCCAGCCACTCCCGTTGCGGATCGTCACCTACAATCTGCGCTACGACAATCCGGCCGATGGACCGAATGCCTGGCCCCACCGCATCGATCGCATCGCCGCTTTCGTGCGTTTTTATGAACCCGAAGTCATGGGTGTCCAAGAAGCGCTGCGTTCGATGCTCGACAGCTTACAAACGCGCCTCCCTGGCTACCATTGGGTTGGCGTGGGCCGCGCTGATGGCCGCAATGCGGGAGAATTCAGCGCTATTTTTTATAGAACAGACCGGCTCGAATTGCTCAAAACCCACACCTTTTGGCTCTCACCCAATCCAGAAGTCCCCGGCAGCAAAGGCTGGGACGCTGCCTTCGAGCGCATCTGCACCTGGGCCCTTTTTCGTGATCGTCAAAACAGCCAGGAGTTCTTTGTCTTTAACACCCATTTCGACCATGTAGGCGTGCAGGCCCGCTTAGAAAGCGCCCGACTGCTTCATCACGTGATTGCCCAAAACGCCCGCACCGCGCCCGTAATGCTCATTGGCGATTTCAACACCACGGAAGATACCCCACCCTACCAGGTATTGACAAGCGACGGCCTACTTTATGATGCCCTGTATCGCGCTGAACATGGCCACTACGGCCCACGTACGACTTGGAATGGTTTTAAGGCACTCGAACCCGGCCAGCGCATCGACTTTATCTTCGTTACCGAAAACATTCGCGTGCTACGCCACGCCATCTTGGTCGACCTCGACGAAGCCGGCCGCTTTGCCTCCGATCACCTGCCTGTGGTAGCCGACGTACTACTACCCTAA
- a CDS encoding glycosyltransferase family 2 protein, which translates to MMPDVSIVVPVYEEAASLPELAEEIRMVCEAQGYMFEVWLIDDGSKDDSWAVISRLHEQDPRFAGVRLRRNYGKSAALAVGFARARGRYVVTLDADLQDDPAEIPALIALLEQGYDLVSGWKKKRQDPLSKTIPSRFFNFVTRKLSGIPLHDFNCGLKAYRQEVVKAVRVYGELHRYIPLLAYWEGFSRITEKPVHHRPRKYGRTKFGLERFVRGFLDLITVLFLTRFMSQPMHFFGSFGVLAFLAGLAISFWLTLEKLLWNQPLTNRPLLLLGVLMILVGVQMFTTGLLGELLIRERMERAPLYQIAEEQQPLAVRVA; encoded by the coding sequence ATGATGCCCGATGTGAGTATCGTCGTTCCCGTCTATGAAGAAGCCGCTTCGCTGCCAGAGCTGGCTGAAGAGATTCGTATGGTCTGTGAGGCGCAGGGCTACATGTTTGAGGTATGGCTGATAGATGATGGTTCTAAGGACGACTCGTGGGCAGTGATCTCGCGGCTGCATGAACAAGATCCGCGCTTTGCCGGCGTGCGCCTGCGCCGCAACTACGGCAAAAGTGCTGCTTTAGCCGTGGGATTTGCGCGTGCGCGTGGGCGCTATGTGGTTACCCTCGACGCAGATTTGCAAGACGATCCGGCCGAAATTCCCGCCTTGATTGCCCTTTTGGAGCAAGGATACGACTTGGTAAGCGGCTGGAAAAAAAAGCGGCAGGATCCCTTAAGTAAAACCATTCCCAGCCGCTTTTTCAATTTTGTCACCCGAAAGCTGTCGGGCATCCCCCTCCATGATTTTAACTGCGGGCTTAAAGCCTACCGTCAGGAGGTGGTTAAAGCGGTTCGCGTCTACGGAGAGCTGCACCGGTACATTCCGCTTTTGGCCTACTGGGAAGGATTTAGCCGAATTACGGAGAAGCCTGTCCATCATCGGCCACGCAAGTATGGCCGCACAAAGTTTGGACTTGAGCGTTTTGTGCGCGGCTTTCTGGATCTCATTACCGTGCTGTTTTTAACGCGTTTCATGTCGCAGCCTATGCACTTTTTCGGTAGCTTTGGCGTGCTGGCGTTTTTGGCAGGGTTGGCAATCAGTTTTTGGCTAACGCTCGAAAAGCTGCTCTGGAACCAGCCGCTGACTAACCGTCCTTTGCTGCTTTTAGGCGTGCTTATGATCTTGGTAGGCGTGCAGATGTTCACCACAGGGCTTTTGGGCGAGTTGCTCATTCGGGAGCGCATGGAGCGGGCACCGCTCTATCAGATTGCCGAAGAGCAGCAGCCCCTGGCGGTTCGTGTTGCCTAA